From a single Erpetoichthys calabaricus chromosome 1, fErpCal1.3, whole genome shotgun sequence genomic region:
- the LOC114666793 gene encoding tetraspanin-8-like, translating to MAKVNVWVKRLLIIFNSVFAVAGCLVFLMGVIGKKYVHEVDREEQYGRNTLMTIGVVTIFLAFLGGYGAKSENKCLLFSFFTGLFSNFLLLLLLTVAVVVLRPQIFSTIRGQFGSHLLPDEENRDFADIVQSQLKCCGMDNGYKDWGESIPVSCRCPVVNDPLQCTSVGYLSVYKQSCSIPLFEVIDKASFIIFGFTVGFSIIALIGMALSITLLWQLHRQTSIIQLDPPKYSEIAAIPDYKMNLLPFPDMRYSP from the exons GTCGCTGGATGTTTGGTCTTCCTGATGGGCGTAATTGGCAAAAAATACGTGCATGAG GTGGACCGGGAAGAACAATATGGGAGGAACACACTGATGACCATCGGCGTGGTTACAATTTTTCTTGCCTTTCTTGGAGGATATGGTGCCAAGTCAGAGAATAAGTGTCTGCTCTTTTCT TTTTTCACAGGTTTATTCAGCAACTttcttcttctgctgctgctCACAGTCGCCGTCGTGGTGTTAAGACCTCAG ATTTTCAGCACTATCAGAGGTCAGTTTGGCAGCCATCTGTTACCTGATGAAGAAAACAGGGACTTTGCAGACATTGTGCAGAGTCAG ttaAAATGCTGTGGTATGGACAATGGTTATAAAGACTGGGGAGAGTCAATTCCAGTTTCTTGCAGATGTCCAGTGGTAAACGATCCCTTGCAGTGCACCAGTGTGGGATACCTGTCAGTGTACAAACAG tCCTGCAGCATTCCTTTATTTGAAGTGATTGATAAAgcttcttttatcatttttggaTTCACTGTGGGATTTTCAATTATTGCG TTGATTGGAATGGCGCTCTCCATCACCCTGCTGTGGCAACTTCACAGGCAAACCTCCATTATTCAGCTGGACCCACCCAAATATTCTGAAATTGCAGCGATTCCTGATTATAAAATGAATCTGCTTCCCTTTCCGGATATGCGATACAGTCCTTAA